One part of the Rhodospirillaceae bacterium genome encodes these proteins:
- a CDS encoding alpha/beta hydrolase, with protein sequence MPEVIFNGPEGRLEGRYQHAKKPGGPIALVLHPHPLHGGTMNNKVTYALYQTFVKRGFSVLRFNFRGVGRSQGQFDSGIGEMSDAASALDWMQTHNPNAQTCWIAGFSFGAWIAMQLMMRRPEIGGFISLAPPADAYDFTFLAPCPASGQIIHGDKDEVVPREAVDKLAQKLSSQKNIVIDYETVPGADHFFSTKMDVMNKLVGNYIDKAFSEKAA encoded by the coding sequence ATGCCTGAAGTTATTTTCAACGGTCCCGAAGGTCGCCTCGAAGGCCGTTATCAGCACGCAAAAAAGCCGGGCGGCCCCATTGCTCTCGTCCTTCATCCCCACCCTTTGCATGGTGGCACCATGAACAACAAGGTGACTTATGCCTTGTATCAAACCTTCGTCAAACGAGGTTTTTCGGTTCTCCGCTTTAATTTCCGCGGCGTCGGACGCTCGCAGGGACAATTTGACAGTGGTATCGGTGAAATGAGCGACGCGGCATCAGCCCTGGACTGGATGCAGACACATAATCCCAACGCCCAGACCTGTTGGATTGCCGGATTCTCGTTCGGCGCCTGGATCGCCATGCAGTTGATGATGCGGCGTCCGGAAATCGGTGGCTTTATTTCCCTGGCCCCACCTGCGGATGCTTATGACTTCACCTTCCTTGCCCCCTGCCCGGCTTCCGGTCAGATCATCCACGGCGACAAGGATGAAGTGGTCCCCAGGGAAGCTGTCGACAAATTGGCCCAGAAGCTATCGAGTCAGAAGAACATCGTCATCGATTACGAAACCGTTCCCGGTGCCGATCATTTCTTCTCGACCAAAATGGACGTCATGAACAAGCTTGTCGGCAATTATATCGATAAAGCGTTTTCGGAAAAAGCCGCTTAA
- a CDS encoding Rrf2 family transcriptional regulator, whose amino-acid sequence MKLSTKGRYAVMAMVDLASCSAEKGKAVSLADIAERQEISLSYLEQLFGKLRRCGLVKSVRGPGGGYLLARSYEDLRVSDIITAVDETVSATRCEPGSAEGCLHDKSRCLTHDLWQELTNQITLYLNSVSLADVCERRVLGTSGLHLAPHKDDETSIAAAQ is encoded by the coding sequence GTGAAACTAAGCACAAAAGGACGCTACGCCGTTATGGCCATGGTCGATCTGGCAAGTTGTTCAGCAGAAAAGGGTAAGGCGGTTTCCCTGGCTGATATTGCTGAACGTCAGGAGATTTCGCTTTCATATCTGGAGCAGTTGTTCGGAAAATTGCGCCGTTGCGGGTTGGTCAAGAGTGTCCGTGGCCCCGGCGGTGGTTATCTGCTTGCCCGATCTTATGAAGACCTGAGGGTATCGGATATCATTACTGCCGTTGACGAAACCGTTTCGGCGACTCGTTGTGAACCGGGTTCAGCCGAAGGTTGTCTGCACGATAAAAGCCGTTGTCTGACCCATGACCTTTGGCAGGAGCTAACAAATCAGATCACCCTTTATCTGAATTCTGTTTCCCTTGCCGATGTTTGCGAGCGTCGGGTTCTTGGAACAAGCGGATTACATTTGGCACCGCACAAGGACGACGAGACGTCCATTGCTGCAGCCCAGTAA
- a CDS encoding adenylate/guanylate cyclase domain-containing protein, which produces MSATRKLVTIFYADVAGYSRLTGMDEEGTHRRVMELLDGVTQNIGASGGTVLRYAGDAVLATFPSVVQAIDSSASIQTKLAGENSGLPDGEQVQIRIGINLGDVIEDRGEVYGDGVNLAARLESAAVPGGICISAAVHDQIDGKVGIDFQDGGDSNFKNIARPIRVWHWPASPEDLDVANSDSVPGETKQPSIAILPFTNMSDDPDQEYFSDGLTEDIITALSQWRSIPVIARNSVFTYKVSPVPAQQVAEDLGVQYVMEGSVRKAGNRLRITAQLIDANSGHHVWAEKFDRQLEDIFDVQDEITNHIAAIIVPELESFENRRSTNKPTEDLNAWDHYLRGMAIFNDETCAGTAAAMKMFQSALDIDPNYSDAWARLSWCYAKEVMFDCNDDPQTSLRNGFEAGRRAVSLDSASALAHLALGTVHIWAEETELGLSEALQAVELNPNFAHAVMAAGNRLDLVGRTEEGIGLMEKALILNPRDPIRWRYMAYLSRAYISVEQYQRAADWCQKPVALRPDLPEPLYRHAICLAHLDQIEEAREMLKKCSAIDARYVSSKSNWQPYPDEQRNQHILDGLLRHGLVS; this is translated from the coding sequence ATGAGCGCCACCCGTAAACTCGTGACCATATTCTATGCCGACGTGGCTGGTTACAGCCGCCTGACCGGCATGGATGAAGAAGGCACTCACCGCCGGGTTATGGAGTTGTTGGACGGTGTCACGCAAAACATTGGCGCGTCCGGCGGCACCGTGTTGCGTTATGCCGGCGACGCCGTTTTGGCTACCTTCCCCAGTGTTGTGCAGGCAATTGACAGTTCAGCGAGCATTCAGACAAAACTTGCCGGGGAAAATTCTGGTTTACCCGACGGTGAACAGGTGCAAATTCGCATCGGTATTAATCTCGGTGATGTGATCGAAGACCGCGGCGAGGTCTACGGGGACGGGGTCAATCTTGCCGCACGCCTGGAATCGGCTGCCGTACCGGGGGGCATTTGTATCTCGGCTGCCGTACACGACCAGATTGACGGAAAGGTCGGCATCGATTTTCAGGACGGCGGCGATAGCAATTTCAAAAATATCGCACGACCTATTCGTGTCTGGCATTGGCCTGCGAGCCCTGAAGATTTAGACGTTGCCAATAGTGACTCTGTGCCGGGTGAGACAAAGCAGCCATCAATCGCCATCCTGCCATTTACCAACATGAGTGACGACCCCGATCAGGAATACTTTTCAGACGGCCTGACAGAGGACATTATCACGGCTCTTTCGCAATGGCGCTCGATTCCGGTGATTGCCCGAAATTCGGTTTTTACTTACAAGGTCTCACCGGTTCCGGCCCAGCAAGTCGCAGAAGATTTAGGCGTTCAATACGTCATGGAAGGAAGTGTTCGCAAGGCTGGTAATCGGCTACGGATCACCGCCCAGCTTATCGACGCCAATAGCGGCCATCACGTTTGGGCAGAAAAATTTGACCGGCAACTGGAAGATATTTTTGACGTTCAGGATGAAATTACCAATCACATCGCCGCCATCATTGTCCCGGAACTGGAATCTTTTGAAAACAGGCGTTCGACCAACAAGCCGACCGAAGACCTGAATGCCTGGGATCATTATCTTCGTGGCATGGCGATATTCAATGATGAAACGTGCGCGGGAACCGCTGCGGCGATGAAGATGTTCCAGTCCGCGCTCGATATTGACCCCAACTACTCTGATGCCTGGGCCCGTCTTAGTTGGTGTTACGCCAAGGAAGTGATGTTCGATTGCAATGATGATCCGCAAACTTCCCTGCGTAACGGCTTTGAAGCGGGGCGTCGGGCGGTCTCGCTGGATAGCGCTTCGGCATTGGCTCATCTCGCCCTCGGAACGGTCCATATATGGGCGGAGGAAACTGAATTGGGTCTGTCTGAGGCCTTGCAAGCGGTGGAGTTGAACCCCAATTTTGCCCACGCGGTCATGGCTGCGGGAAATCGTCTTGATCTTGTCGGCCGGACGGAAGAAGGCATTGGGCTTATGGAAAAAGCATTGATCTTGAACCCACGTGATCCAATCCGCTGGCGTTATATGGCCTATCTGTCGCGAGCCTATATCTCTGTGGAACAGTATCAGCGTGCCGCCGATTGGTGTCAAAAGCCGGTTGCCTTACGTCCTGACTTGCCAGAACCCCTGTATCGGCACGCCATCTGCCTGGCCCATCTTGACCAAATTGAGGAAGCGCGCGAGATGCTCAAAAAGTGCTCTGCCATTGACGCACGCTACGTCAGCAGTAAGTCAAACTGGCAACCCTATCCGGACGAGCAGCGCAATCAGCATATTCTGGATGGTCTGCTCCGCCACGGGCTTGTCAGTTAG
- the hscB gene encoding Fe-S protein assembly co-chaperone HscB codes for MDGPDSTAEKASADEAGVIACWSCKGPVTQVIPLCETCGAVQPPGQIDHFQRLGLAVSFDVNVADLDQLYFDLQRHLHPDRFATRSPQEKAISQLQATAINDAYETLKEPLKRADYLVHLRGIGVLPEGCNLVNDQALLMETMELREALAEAETTDQVDVLSNRAQDDIKVCIEQLSKLFKDDDIEGACKLTTRLKYLQKLSEETRIHRMKLI; via the coding sequence ATGGATGGCCCTGACAGCACTGCTGAAAAAGCTTCCGCAGACGAAGCCGGCGTCATTGCCTGCTGGTCGTGCAAGGGCCCTGTAACGCAGGTCATTCCTTTATGCGAGACTTGCGGGGCGGTGCAGCCACCGGGGCAAATCGACCATTTCCAGCGCCTCGGCCTGGCGGTTTCCTTTGATGTCAATGTTGCCGATCTTGATCAGCTTTATTTTGATCTTCAGCGCCACCTTCACCCGGACCGCTTCGCCACCCGCAGCCCTCAGGAAAAGGCCATAAGCCAGCTTCAGGCAACAGCCATCAACGACGCCTATGAAACTCTGAAAGAGCCGCTGAAAAGGGCCGATTATCTGGTTCACCTGCGTGGCATAGGGGTGCTGCCCGAAGGCTGCAATCTGGTCAACGATCAGGCTTTATTGATGGAAACCATGGAACTGCGCGAAGCCCTGGCAGAAGCCGAAACCACGGACCAGGTCGATGTTCTGTCAAACCGCGCCCAGGACGACATCAAGGTCTGTATCGAGCAGCTTTCCAAACTGTTCAAAGATGATGATATCGAAGGTGCGTGTAAATTAACGACACGGCTGAAGTATTTACAAAAGCTGTCCGAAGAAACCCGCATCCACAGAATGAAGTTGATCTAA
- the hscA gene encoding Fe-S protein assembly chaperone HscA, protein MATLLQIHEPGATPAPHAGDERLAVGIDLGTTNSVVAISSEGKPEVLRDDDGKALVPSVVAYAPDGSAIVGGMARNLLLDRPECVVGSIKRLMGRGVEDVKSLAGVLPFDIDPQPEGETGMVRLNVAGHKLTPVKISADILSALKERAEEHLGHIVDQAVITVPAYFDDAARSATKDAARLAGIEVLRLVNEPTAAALAYGLDMEAEGVYAVYDLGGGTFDISILRMEKGVFQVLATGGDAALGGDDFDHAIAEHFIGERTGDKELTGSDVKMALMTARLAKECLSDAQSGEWVLDIDGVQSKHFFDRATFDGLVEDLVTHTQDICKSVMEDANVTPEQVKGVVLVGGSTRVPLVRKKVAALFAKEPLADIDPDEVVAIGAALQAEALTVGSDTLLLDVTPLSLGLETMGGLVEKVIPRNTPIPVAKAQEFTTYMDGQSAMAVHVVQGDREMVDQNRSLARFDLHGIPPMTAGAARIRVTFAVDADGLLTVTAGEETTGIEAEVAVKPSYGLSEEEMADMLYDSMKNAKDDMEARLLAETKVEAGRNLNAVSAALSNDGHLLSDDEFNAIKAVVQSLEEASKGDQRDTITAAAEQLEEATKAFAEKRMDRGIRSALRGVEIDALDEQASKG, encoded by the coding sequence ATGGCGACCTTGCTGCAAATTCACGAACCCGGCGCAACACCGGCACCCCACGCTGGTGATGAACGGCTGGCCGTTGGTATTGACCTTGGGACCACAAATTCCGTCGTCGCCATCAGTTCAGAGGGCAAGCCCGAAGTCCTGCGTGACGATGATGGCAAGGCCCTGGTGCCGTCCGTCGTGGCCTACGCACCTGACGGTTCTGCAATCGTTGGCGGCATGGCGCGCAATTTGCTGCTCGATCGGCCTGAATGTGTCGTCGGTTCCATTAAAAGATTGATGGGCCGCGGTGTTGAAGATGTCAAATCCCTGGCTGGGGTGCTGCCCTTCGATATCGATCCGCAACCCGAAGGTGAAACCGGCATGGTTCGCCTGAACGTCGCCGGACATAAACTGACGCCAGTGAAAATTTCTGCCGATATCCTCAGCGCTCTGAAAGAACGGGCTGAAGAACATTTGGGCCATATCGTCGATCAGGCCGTGATCACGGTACCTGCCTATTTTGATGATGCCGCCCGCAGCGCTACCAAGGACGCCGCCCGGCTGGCCGGAATTGAAGTCCTGCGGCTGGTCAATGAACCGACCGCCGCTGCCCTGGCATATGGCCTGGATATGGAGGCAGAAGGTGTTTACGCCGTATACGACCTGGGCGGCGGAACCTTTGATATTTCTATCCTGCGCATGGAAAAAGGCGTCTTTCAGGTACTCGCCACCGGCGGCGACGCGGCTTTGGGTGGTGATGATTTTGATCACGCCATCGCCGAACATTTTATTGGCGAGCGCACCGGTGATAAGGAACTGACCGGTAGCGATGTTAAGATGGCGCTGATGACGGCCAGGCTGGCCAAGGAATGCCTGAGCGACGCCCAAAGCGGCGAGTGGGTGCTGGATATTGATGGTGTCCAGTCCAAACATTTTTTTGATCGCGCCACCTTCGACGGGTTGGTCGAAGATTTGGTCACCCACACCCAGGACATTTGCAAATCGGTGATGGAAGACGCCAATGTCACCCCGGAACAGGTCAAGGGCGTGGTCCTGGTTGGCGGCTCGACGCGGGTACCACTGGTCCGCAAGAAGGTCGCCGCCTTGTTTGCCAAGGAACCCTTGGCCGACATCGACCCGGACGAGGTTGTCGCCATCGGCGCGGCCTTGCAGGCCGAAGCCCTGACAGTTGGATCGGACACCTTGTTGCTCGATGTCACACCGCTCAGTCTGGGGCTCGAAACCATGGGTGGGCTGGTCGAAAAGGTGATCCCCCGAAACACCCCGATCCCGGTCGCCAAGGCTCAGGAATTCACTACTTACATGGATGGTCAAAGTGCGATGGCGGTTCACGTGGTTCAGGGTGATCGGGAAATGGTTGACCAAAACCGGTCCCTCGCGCGTTTCGATTTACACGGCATTCCGCCGATGACGGCGGGGGCTGCCCGTATAAGGGTGACTTTCGCGGTCGATGCCGACGGTTTGTTGACCGTAACGGCCGGTGAAGAAACCACCGGTATCGAGGCGGAAGTCGCCGTCAAGCCATCCTACGGCCTCAGCGAAGAGGAAATGGCGGATATGCTGTACGACAGCATGAAAAACGCCAAGGATGACATGGAAGCCCGTCTGCTTGCCGAAACCAAGGTTGAAGCCGGGCGTAATCTCAATGCCGTATCAGCGGCCCTTTCCAATGACGGGCATTTGCTTAGCGATGATGAATTCAATGCCATCAAGGCCGTCGTTCAAAGCCTTGAGGAAGCCTCAAAGGGCGATCAGCGCGATACCATCACAGCAGCGGCCGAACAGTTGGAAGAGGCGACCAAAGCATTTGCCGAAAAGCGCATGGACCGGGGTATCCGTTCGGCCCTGCGCGGTGTTGAAATTGACGCCCTTGATGAACAGGCCTCTAAAGGTTAA
- the cysE gene encoding serine O-acetyltransferase has protein sequence MIFKRFKEDIDAFLARDPAAQSRIEVALCYPGYHALLFYRLTNMLWRNNWRLLARFISSIGKLLTMIEIHPGVAIGRRFVIDHGSGIVIGETSIIGDDVTLYQGVTLGGVSPSIESHAQVNQKRHPTLANDVIIGSGAQVLGPITIGEGARVGANAVVHKDIPAGVTAVGIPARVVMPRDKTKAKEFVAYGEPVEGCPDPVLRTIEDLRQQVTTLMTHIEEMETRLDGEQADDKMSKSNAARASGGKS, from the coding sequence ATGATTTTCAAGAGATTTAAAGAAGATATCGATGCCTTTTTGGCTCGTGATCCTGCGGCCCAATCCAGAATAGAGGTCGCCCTTTGCTATCCGGGCTACCACGCCTTGCTGTTTTATCGCCTGACAAATATGTTGTGGCGCAACAACTGGCGGCTATTGGCGCGGTTTATTTCTTCAATCGGCAAGCTTTTGACGATGATCGAAATTCATCCCGGCGTGGCTATTGGCCGTCGCTTCGTGATCGACCATGGCAGCGGAATTGTCATCGGCGAGACATCCATTATTGGTGATGACGTGACCCTGTACCAGGGTGTCACCCTGGGCGGCGTGTCGCCGTCCATCGAATCACACGCTCAAGTCAATCAGAAGCGCCACCCAACCCTTGCCAACGATGTGATTATTGGTTCCGGCGCCCAGGTTCTGGGCCCCATTACCATTGGCGAAGGCGCTCGTGTTGGCGCCAACGCGGTTGTCCACAAGGATATCCCTGCCGGAGTCACCGCTGTTGGTATTCCGGCTCGTGTCGTCATGCCCCGCGACAAGACCAAGGCTAAAGAATTTGTCGCATACGGCGAGCCGGTTGAAGGATGCCCGGATCCGGTGCTGCGCACGATCGAGGATTTACGCCAACAGGTAACCACGCTCATGACACATATCGAAGAAATGGAAACTCGTCTGGATGGGGAACAAGCAGACGACAAGATGAGCAAAAGCAACGCGGCCAGGGCTTCCGGGGGGAAGTCTTGA
- a CDS encoding MBL fold metallo-hydrolase, producing MKAVVIPVTAFDQNCTLLWCTQTMLGAFVDPGGDIEQLISVAEENNVTIEKILITHGHLDHAGGAAELAERLSVPIEGPHKDDDFWIQQLPEQTLQFGFPEGRAFTPERWLENADKVSVGKVSFDVIHCPGHTPGHVVFYQPDQHLALVGDVLFQGSIGRTDFPRGNHQDLLDSITGRLWPLGDDVTFIPGHGQASTFGAERKTNPFVGDDVI from the coding sequence ATGAAAGCTGTTGTCATCCCGGTTACCGCTTTCGATCAGAACTGCACCTTGTTGTGGTGTACGCAAACCATGCTGGGGGCGTTTGTTGATCCTGGCGGCGATATTGAGCAGCTCATCAGTGTTGCCGAAGAAAACAACGTCACCATTGAGAAAATCCTGATCACCCATGGCCATCTCGATCACGCTGGCGGTGCTGCGGAGTTGGCCGAACGCCTGTCTGTGCCCATCGAAGGGCCGCACAAGGATGATGATTTCTGGATCCAGCAACTGCCCGAACAAACCCTGCAGTTTGGCTTTCCCGAAGGGCGCGCTTTCACCCCCGAACGCTGGCTTGAAAACGCCGATAAAGTCAGTGTTGGAAAGGTCAGCTTCGATGTCATCCATTGCCCGGGCCACACACCGGGCCACGTTGTTTTTTATCAACCCGATCAGCATCTGGCACTGGTTGGGGATGTGCTGTTTCAGGGTTCCATCGGGCGCACCGATTTCCCCCGCGGCAATCATCAGGACCTGCTCGATTCTATCACCGGCCGCCTGTGGCCGCTGGGCGATGATGTCACCTTCATCCCCGGCCACGGCCAAGCCTCAACCTTCGGGGCCGAGCGCAAGACAAACCCGTTTGTCGGCGATGATGTGATTTAA
- a CDS encoding cysteine desulfurase, with translation MSDYVYLDHNATTLARPEAVRAVTSVLAAVGNPSSVHGPGRAARKTMEQARSDVAALLNAEPADVIFTSGGTEANNLALEGSARTRRLISAVEHPSVLAGGGEIIPVDENGIVDLDRLEERLLADNTPALVSVMLANNETGVIAPVKDVVAIAHRHRALVHCDAIQAAGKIAVDVVDLGVDMMTISAHKIGGPSGAGALIVPGIGTMTGAEISGMQFGGGQERGYRVGTENLVGIAGLGAAAAAARAGLQDFARLADLRDAIEQGVRNIEPRATIMGEGVERLPNTTCLTMPGVDSQTQVMAFDLAGVGISAGSACSSGKTKASGVLKAMSMSDEVAGCAVRVSLGWSSTADDVTTFLAAWNDLYDRQAKHEISSPAA, from the coding sequence ATGAGCGATTACGTCTATCTGGATCATAATGCGACGACGCTGGCACGGCCCGAAGCTGTTCGGGCGGTTACGTCTGTGCTGGCCGCTGTTGGTAATCCTTCGTCCGTGCATGGGCCGGGCCGGGCGGCCCGAAAGACAATGGAGCAGGCCCGTAGCGACGTTGCCGCACTGCTAAACGCCGAACCTGCCGATGTGATCTTTACCAGTGGCGGCACCGAAGCCAACAACCTCGCCTTGGAAGGATCAGCCCGGACCCGGCGATTGATTTCCGCCGTTGAGCACCCTTCCGTTCTGGCTGGCGGTGGAGAGATTATTCCGGTTGATGAAAATGGCATCGTCGATCTTGATCGCCTTGAAGAACGCCTGTTGGCCGATAATACCCCGGCCCTTGTTTCTGTGATGCTGGCCAATAACGAAACCGGCGTTATTGCACCCGTTAAGGATGTTGTCGCTATTGCCCATCGACACCGGGCGCTGGTCCACTGTGACGCCATACAGGCAGCCGGAAAAATCGCCGTAGATGTGGTCGATCTGGGCGTCGACATGATGACCATATCGGCCCATAAGATTGGCGGTCCCTCAGGTGCCGGGGCGTTGATTGTGCCCGGCATTGGAACCATGACAGGGGCCGAGATTAGCGGTATGCAATTTGGCGGTGGACAGGAACGTGGTTACCGGGTCGGCACTGAAAATCTGGTTGGTATTGCAGGCCTTGGCGCCGCCGCCGCCGCCGCCCGTGCGGGACTTCAGGACTTTGCCCGGCTGGCTGACTTGCGCGATGCTATTGAGCAAGGCGTCAGGAATATTGAACCCCGGGCGACAATTATGGGTGAAGGTGTTGAGCGGCTTCCCAATACGACGTGTCTGACCATGCCCGGCGTCGATAGCCAGACCCAGGTTATGGCCTTTGATCTGGCCGGTGTTGGGATCAGCGCCGGTTCGGCCTGTTCTTCAGGCAAAACCAAGGCGTCCGGTGTCCTGAAGGCAATGAGCATGTCTGACGAGGTCGCAGGCTGTGCGGTTCGGGTATCACTGGGCTGGTCGAGCACAGCCGATGATGTGACAACTTTTCTGGCCGCCTGGAACGATTTGTATGATCGTCAGGCGAAACATGAAATTTCCAGCCCGGCGGCCTGA
- a CDS encoding IscS subfamily cysteine desulfurase, whose amino-acid sequence MSTTKGHWSKDAPLYLDYQATTPTDPRVVEKMLPFFSERFGNPHSRTHHYGWDAEDVVEEARAQVASLIGATPKEIIFTSGATESNNLALKGVGQFYKDRKNHIITCVTEHKCVLDTCRHLEQDGFDITYLPVQENGLIELDKLAEAITDKTLMVSIMAVNNEIGVIQPIKEIGALCRENGVFFHTDAAQGAGKIPLDVDDMNIDLMSISGHKLYGPMGIGVLYVRRRPRVRVVAMINGGGQERGMRSGTLPTPLCVGIGEACALAEKEMGAEAERLKMLRDRFHAGINDRLSEVYLNGDLEHRIPGNLNLSFAYVEGEGLMMGVNDLAVSSGSACTSASLEPSYVLRALGVEEELAHTSLRIGLGRFTTEEEVDYAVEKIATEVTRLREMSPLWDMAQEGIDLKSIEWADH is encoded by the coding sequence ATGAGCACGACAAAAGGCCACTGGAGTAAAGACGCACCCTTGTATCTGGATTATCAGGCGACGACGCCGACCGATCCCAGGGTGGTCGAAAAAATGCTGCCGTTTTTCTCTGAACGTTTTGGCAATCCCCATTCCAGAACCCATCATTATGGCTGGGACGCCGAAGATGTGGTTGAGGAAGCGCGGGCTCAAGTTGCCTCGCTGATCGGTGCGACACCTAAGGAAATTATTTTCACATCCGGTGCTACCGAATCCAACAATCTGGCCTTGAAGGGCGTCGGTCAATTCTACAAGGATCGAAAAAATCACATCATCACCTGTGTTACCGAACACAAGTGTGTGCTCGATACCTGCCGCCATCTCGAACAGGATGGCTTCGACATCACCTATCTGCCGGTTCAGGAAAACGGTTTGATCGAGCTTGATAAACTGGCCGAGGCGATCACCGATAAAACCCTGATGGTTTCGATCATGGCGGTCAATAACGAAATCGGTGTTATCCAGCCCATTAAGGAAATCGGCGCGCTGTGTCGCGAGAATGGTGTTTTCTTCCACACTGACGCGGCGCAGGGTGCCGGTAAAATTCCCCTTGATGTGGACGACATGAACATCGACCTGATGAGCATTTCCGGTCACAAACTCTATGGTCCCATGGGCATCGGTGTGCTTTACGTCCGCCGCCGTCCCCGGGTTCGGGTTGTCGCCATGATTAATGGTGGTGGTCAGGAACGCGGGATGCGTTCGGGGACCCTGCCGACACCGCTATGTGTCGGTATTGGTGAAGCCTGCGCCCTTGCCGAAAAGGAAATGGGGGCAGAGGCCGAACGCCTGAAAATGTTGCGTGACCGCTTCCATGCCGGCATCAATGACCGGCTCAGCGAAGTCTATCTGAACGGCGATCTTGAACACCGGATTCCTGGCAACCTGAACCTCAGTTTTGCTTATGTGGAAGGCGAGGGCCTGATGATGGGCGTCAATGACCTGGCTGTTTCCAGCGGTTCGGCCTGCACATCGGCTTCCCTTGAACCATCCTACGTATTGCGCGCCCTGGGCGTGGAGGAAGAGCTCGCCCATACGTCACTGCGGATCGGCCTTGGTCGTTTCACCACCGAAGAGGAAGTCGATTACGCGGTCGAAAAGATTGCTACGGAAGTCACACGCCTGCGCGAAATGAGCCCGCTTTGGGACATGGCCCAGGAAGGTATCGATTTAAAGTCCATTGAATGGGCTGATCACTGA
- the iscU gene encoding Fe-S cluster assembly scaffold IscU, translating into MAYSDKLLDHYENPRNVGILDKDDTGVGTGLVGAPACGDVMKLQIKVDEDGIIEDAKFKTFGCGSAIASSSLVTEWVKGKTLDEAAEIKNTDIAHELALPPVKVHCSVLAEDAIKAAITDYRSKKESTSEAAE; encoded by the coding sequence ATGGCTTATAGCGACAAGTTGCTTGATCACTACGAAAATCCTCGCAATGTCGGGATTCTTGATAAAGACGACACCGGCGTCGGCACCGGTCTTGTCGGCGCACCGGCGTGCGGCGATGTCATGAAGTTGCAGATCAAGGTCGATGAAGACGGCATCATTGAAGATGCCAAGTTCAAGACTTTCGGCTGTGGTTCGGCAATCGCTTCAAGCTCGCTTGTGACCGAGTGGGTCAAAGGTAAAACCCTTGATGAAGCGGCCGAAATCAAGAACACTGACATTGCCCATGAACTGGCCTTGCCGCCGGTCAAGGTGCATTGCTCTGTTTTGGCCGAAGATGCGATCAAGGCTGCGATCACGGATTACAGGTCAAAGAAAGAATCCACAAGCGAAGCCGCCGAATAA
- a CDS encoding 2Fe-2S iron-sulfur cluster binding domain-containing protein: MPKITFVAGDGTKKEVDAPNGLSVLEVAHKNDIDLEGACEGSLACSTCHVIVDQEWFDKLGEASEEEEDMLDLAFGLTHTSRLGCQIKMTDELDGLSVTLPAATRNMLVD, encoded by the coding sequence ATGCCCAAAATTACCTTCGTCGCGGGCGACGGAACAAAAAAAGAAGTCGATGCCCCGAACGGTTTGTCGGTGCTTGAAGTAGCCCACAAGAACGACATTGATCTTGAAGGCGCCTGTGAAGGCTCGCTGGCCTGTTCGACCTGTCATGTCATTGTCGACCAGGAATGGTTCGACAAACTGGGTGAGGCTTCGGAAGAAGAAGAAGACATGCTCGACCTGGCCTTTGGCCTGACCCATACCTCGAGACTTGGCTGCCAGATCAAGATGACCGACGAACTTGACGGTCTCAGTGTTACCCTGCCTGCGGCAACCCGAAACATGCTGGTGGATTAA
- the iscX gene encoding Fe-S cluster assembly protein IscX: MKWVDVHDIAIELEDAHPDVDVVNLRFTDLWKWVQALPGFDDDPEKSNEKTLEAIQMAWLDERD, translated from the coding sequence ATGAAGTGGGTCGACGTTCACGATATCGCCATCGAACTTGAAGACGCCCACCCGGATGTCGATGTGGTTAACTTGCGCTTTACGGATTTGTGGAAATGGGTGCAGGCGCTGCCCGGTTTTGACGATGATCCGGAAAAATCCAATGAGAAAACGCTGGAGGCCATTCAGATGGCCTGGCTGGATGAGCGTGACTGA
- a CDS encoding iron-sulfur cluster assembly accessory protein, translated as MNERPAMMTVSDAAAKQVQALLDGRGKPSTGIRIGVRTKGCSGMSYTLEFADEKGPFDEILEDKGVTILIDPKATMFIIGTEMDYVEDKLESGFVFSNPNEKGRCGCGESFHV; from the coding sequence ATGAATGAACGTCCGGCAATGATGACGGTTAGCGACGCTGCTGCAAAACAGGTCCAGGCTCTGCTTGATGGACGCGGCAAGCCGTCCACAGGCATCCGCATCGGGGTTCGCACCAAAGGCTGTTCAGGCATGTCCTATACTCTTGAATTCGCCGACGAGAAGGGGCCGTTCGATGAAATCCTTGAAGACAAGGGTGTGACCATTCTGATCGACCCGAAGGCGACCATGTTTATTATTGGTACCGAAATGGACTACGTCGAAGACAAACTGGAATCCGGCTTTGTGTTCTCAAACCCCAACGAAAAGGGTCGCTGCGGTTGCGGTGAATCCTTCCACGTATAA